In Dermacentor silvarum isolate Dsil-2018 chromosome 2, BIME_Dsil_1.4, whole genome shotgun sequence, the following proteins share a genomic window:
- the LOC119441414 gene encoding uncharacterized protein LOC119441414 produces MLKMRQLQRLLLLFVFLVRTVAEESANSILHRQQDDHGNYEFGFNIEGLAWDQFQQESGDALGRKTGAYGFRDTDGRLRLVEYVADELGFRVKVQTNEPGTKDTAMPSAVIDANTPASSVAPDAPASTSSSTPSESTREPIVSPPPARLLRRLSPLPPMLPRSLAAAMVSKVPSASERDAKFAKTSDHQVDAQEPQREQTSSSLRLPPSKSLSEKFETPLLPTGAVKMDAHPALRHYSPNIFQLGRPVYLGHAAPSPYYQNHPPPNQYHHSSAGPSAAGVPYAPPPQPRDNRAKGAALVPKEVNGRIVPQVALIRADGTLSTDEPYPAGGYPQRPQQAPRPHPNVYHRAALPLPGPQLFSSHQNTPNVGNIFPINTVHPGSLGFPAGQFPFYGPGGYYGQSGPSVLTPQQQQQQQLPPSVPGYQPLPQGLTVNYFLANSLPLTGRPVQAAPPVQPQPRPNQQSHLPQLQRPRVIDPAYLSQRVDPVSLHAAPLTPPQSQSVVPSLPDGPQVLYGQRLYPQARQSFDFQEAIPYRASRAAPGIQEEYVPSPALPLQDDYARRLPPSYASQQRQHEAVPAA; encoded by the coding sequence GATCACGGGAACTACGAGTTTGGATTCAATATCGAGGGCCTAGCGTGGGACCAATTTCAGCAAGAATCCGGTGACGCACTCGGCCGCAAGACGGGTGCCTATGGTTTCCGCGACACAGACGGTCGCCTCAGGCTCGTCGAATACGTGGCCGACGAGCTTGGATTCCGGGTAAAGGTTCAGACCAACGAGCCCGGAACTAAAGACACCGCAATGCCGTCTGCTGTAATAGACGCAAACACACCTGCCTCCAGCGTCGCGCCCGATGCCCCTGCATCGACGTCGTCATCGACGCCTTCGGAGAGCACCCGCGAACCGATCGTGTCTCCGCCGCCAGCACGACTACTACGACGGCTCTCTCCCTTGCCTCCTATGCTGCCGCGCAGCTTGGCTGCCGCCATGGTAAGCAAGGTTCCCTCCGCCAGTGAGCGAGATGCGAAATTCGCGAAAACCTCGGACCATCAGGTGGATGCACAGGAACCACAGCGAGAACAAACGTCATCGTCTCTCAGGCTTCCGCCCTCCAAGAGCCTATCGGAGAAGTTCGAGACTCCGCTGTTGCCCACAGGAGCGGTGAAGATGGACGCCCACCCTGCGCTCCGTCATTACAGCCCTAATATATTCCAGCTCGGACGGCCCGTCTACCTAGGGCACGCTGCGCCCTCCCCATACTATCAAAACCATCCTCCTCCTAACCAATACCATCACTCGTCCGCTGGTCCCTCGGCTGCTGGCGTGCCGTACGCACCGCCGCCTCAGCCGAGAGACAACCGTGCCAAGGGTGCAGCGCTTGTTCCGAAAGAAGTGAACGGCAGAATAGTGCCTCAGGTGGCCCTAATCAGAGCCGACGGCACCCTGTCCACTGACGAACCGTATCCAGCCGGCGGTTATCCTCAGCGACCGCAGCAGGCACCTCGGCCGCACCCTAACGTGTACCATCGGGCAGCGCTGCCGCTTCCTGGGCCGCAACTATTCTCGAGCCATCAGAACACCCCAAACGTCGGAAACATATTTCCCATCAACACAGTGCACCCAGGGAGTCTAGGCTTCCCTGCAGGGCAATTCCCATTTTATGGCCCCGGAGGTTACTACGGTCAGAGTGGCCCGTCGGTACTGACAccccagcagcagcaacagcaacagctgCCACCTTCTGTTCCCGGCTACCAGCCGCTTCCTCAGGGGCTCACCGTCAACTACTTCCTAGCCAACTCACTTCCGCTCACCGGTCGACCAGTGCAAGCAGCGCCGCCGGTACAACCACAGCCACGACCCAATCAACAATCACATCTTCCACAGCTCCAGCGGCCCCGCGTCATCGATCCAGCGTACCTCTCACAACGGGTAGATCCGGTATCTTTGCATGCGGCACCACTAACGCCACCTCAGTCACAATCCGTGGTGCCGTCATTGCCTGATGGACCTCAAGTCTTGTACGGCCAGAGACTGTACCCGCAAGCTCGCCAGAGCTTCGACTTTCAGGAAGCCATTCCTTACCGTGCCTCTCGTGCCGCACCTGGCATTCAAGAAGAGTACGTGCCGTCGCCTGCGCTTCCTTTGCAGGACGACTACGCACGTCGGCTGCCCCCTTCATACGCTTCACAGCAGCGACAACATGAAGCAGTGCCAGCGGCTTGA